One Gimesia aquarii DNA segment encodes these proteins:
- a CDS encoding FadR/GntR family transcriptional regulator, whose product MTLITKEPQNSLALELSERIRHRIQSAEFNDGDFFLTEAELAEEYNVSRRIAREAVNRLCALGLLEGRKRKGLIVRHPDPVEVWANCLPSLARSQEKLADLAQFRYALEVGAVEMAVKNASEEQIEQLATLAEEFKLIASKKKNRKQRTELERQFHGLILEMSGSSFIADMQKLLATLFETSYPPRESPVLEDDVNDRIIWQHFELVSAIQDRDVERARSVMRSHLKYLLMSKPDIP is encoded by the coding sequence ATGACACTTATAACCAAAGAGCCACAGAATTCACTGGCACTGGAACTGTCTGAACGCATTCGACACCGGATCCAATCTGCTGAGTTCAATGATGGTGATTTTTTTCTCACCGAAGCCGAACTGGCAGAGGAATACAACGTCTCGCGACGAATCGCCCGCGAAGCTGTGAATCGTTTGTGTGCGCTGGGATTGCTGGAAGGCCGTAAACGAAAAGGACTCATTGTTCGCCATCCCGATCCGGTCGAAGTCTGGGCCAACTGCCTGCCGTCTCTGGCAAGGTCACAGGAAAAACTGGCCGATCTCGCACAGTTCCGCTATGCCCTGGAAGTGGGTGCTGTGGAAATGGCAGTCAAAAATGCGAGTGAGGAACAAATCGAACAACTGGCAACTCTGGCCGAAGAGTTCAAACTGATTGCGAGTAAAAAGAAGAACCGCAAACAACGCACCGAACTCGAACGACAATTCCATGGGCTGATTCTGGAAATGTCAGGTTCATCGTTTATCGCGGACATGCAGAAGCTATTAGCGACGCTCTTTGAAACATCTTACCCTCCGAGAGAGTCCCCCGTTTTAGAAGACGACGTGAACGACCGCATCATCTGGCAGCACTTTGAACTCGTCAGCGCAATTCAAGACCGGGATGTGGAACGAGCACGTTCTGTGATGCGATCCCATTTGAAATACTTATTGATGTCCAAACCAGATATTCCCTGA
- a CDS encoding DUF1559 domain-containing protein yields MLRRNSLSDATRKGFTLIELLVVIAIIAILIALLLPAVQQARESARRSTCKNNLKQIGLALHNYHDSHSIFPAGRSYTDSSFSAPQLYGSQMCSTMLLPFLDQAPLYNQFNFQLAFYQAPNSALTQQKIVVFICPSNPQDEGQNWTGAGGPNDSWGSHYHPVAHSGRDGNPARDGQDAVGFNKDGMFFRNSKIRFRDITDGSSNTLAFAETVGNKLGSHQLFTWGAFGGGGIGVRSGINTNFPSLSGWSWNGDDFTGPASYHTGGCHFLMADGAVRFISENIDLGTLQDLTTRAGGEVVGEF; encoded by the coding sequence ATGTTACGACGTAATTCTTTATCAGACGCCACTCGTAAAGGTTTCACATTAATCGAGCTATTAGTCGTGATCGCCATTATCGCCATTTTGATTGCCCTGCTCTTACCCGCCGTTCAGCAGGCACGAGAATCAGCGCGCCGGAGTACCTGCAAAAACAATCTGAAGCAAATTGGCCTGGCGCTACACAACTACCATGATTCGCACAGCATCTTTCCAGCCGGAAGAAGTTATACCGATAGTTCTTTTTCAGCGCCACAACTTTACGGCTCTCAGATGTGTTCCACGATGTTACTTCCCTTCCTGGATCAAGCACCACTTTATAATCAATTCAATTTTCAGTTGGCCTTCTATCAGGCACCCAACTCTGCCTTAACTCAACAAAAAATCGTCGTTTTTATCTGTCCCAGTAACCCGCAGGACGAAGGACAAAATTGGACTGGTGCCGGTGGCCCCAATGATTCGTGGGGCAGCCATTATCACCCCGTTGCCCACAGTGGACGCGATGGAAACCCGGCGCGGGATGGGCAGGATGCTGTTGGTTTTAATAAAGATGGCATGTTTTTTAGAAACTCAAAAATCAGATTCCGAGACATTACCGATGGTTCCAGCAATACACTGGCATTCGCTGAAACTGTTGGCAACAAATTAGGCTCTCATCAATTATTTACCTGGGGAGCCTTTGGAGGTGGTGGGATTGGAGTCAGAAGTGGAATCAATACCAACTTTCCTTCACTATCTGGCTGGAGCTGGAACGGCGATGATTTTACCGGACCTGCCAGCTATCACACGGGAGGTTGTCATTTCCTCATGGCCGATGGTGCCGTCCGTTTTATTTCTGAAAATATTGACCTGGGTACACTGCAGGACCTTACCACACGCGCTGGTGGCGAAGTGGTTGGTGAGTTCTAA
- a CDS encoding sialidase family protein: MRLNNLETGILFKNDKPHVKSIHAYFPSVVVLPDGALLGMYMLGEAFEATNAQVHLSRSYDQGRTWKYQGRLCPDTTDRITSMFGRVAITDDGELIANLIRFDRTDYPDQGLSNPETLGMVPADLLLMRSSNSGETWEGPEKVKPPLANSEFEMCSPITFLKDGRWVWPTSLWRDWEGNLPHGNRMVALVSQDRGVSWQHYFDVMHHERNHQTFWESKIVEFPDGRLLAIAWCYDEASKSNLPNQYSFSDDGGTTWSTPMSTEICGQTLTPYLLDNGKILNIYRRLDQPGLWACMSRFKEGRWENLDQQPLWGNNSQEGKTATGENMSENFAVLKFGAPHITRLPDGDLFVTFWCYEQCVSVIRWFRFRVE; the protein is encoded by the coding sequence ATGCGTCTTAACAACCTGGAAACAGGGATCCTCTTCAAAAATGACAAACCGCACGTCAAGAGTATCCACGCTTATTTCCCTTCTGTAGTCGTATTACCCGATGGCGCACTGCTCGGAATGTACATGCTGGGTGAAGCCTTTGAAGCAACTAACGCGCAGGTTCATCTATCACGTTCCTATGATCAGGGCCGGACATGGAAGTATCAGGGCCGCCTCTGTCCTGATACAACAGACCGAATCACATCCATGTTCGGACGTGTGGCAATCACGGATGACGGCGAATTAATTGCAAATTTGATTCGCTTTGACCGAACCGATTACCCAGATCAGGGACTCTCAAATCCTGAAACTCTGGGAATGGTCCCCGCCGATTTGCTTTTGATGCGGTCCAGTAACTCTGGAGAGACTTGGGAGGGGCCGGAAAAAGTCAAGCCGCCTTTGGCTAATTCGGAATTTGAAATGTGTAGCCCGATCACATTTTTAAAAGATGGTCGCTGGGTCTGGCCCACATCGCTGTGGCGTGACTGGGAGGGAAACTTACCTCACGGCAACCGCATGGTAGCACTCGTTTCCCAAGATCGCGGCGTCAGTTGGCAACACTATTTTGATGTGATGCATCATGAGAGGAATCATCAAACGTTTTGGGAATCTAAAATTGTAGAATTTCCCGATGGCCGTTTGCTGGCCATTGCCTGGTGCTATGATGAAGCATCAAAAAGCAATCTTCCCAATCAGTATTCCTTCAGTGACGATGGTGGCACCACATGGTCGACACCTATGTCAACGGAAATCTGCGGACAGACATTAACTCCCTATTTGTTAGATAACGGAAAAATTCTGAACATTTATCGTCGGCTTGATCAACCCGGGCTCTGGGCTTGCATGTCACGATTTAAAGAGGGACGATGGGAGAATCTCGATCAACAACCACTCTGGGGAAATAATTCTCAGGAAGGAAAAACAGCGACCGGTGAAAATATGTCGGAGAACTTTGCGGTTCTCAAATTTGGTGCCCCCCATATTACTCGTCTGCCTGATGGCGATCTATTTGTGACTTTCTGGTGTTACGAGCAGTGCGTGAGTGTCATTCGCTGGTTTCGGTTCCGTGTTGAATAG
- a CDS encoding GntR family transcriptional regulator, with protein MEEAPKNLTEHSYQYIKQQMERNVLPPGSRLVNRKLASELGVSAIPVREAICRLASEGFVEHIQGSGAFVRQLSREDLDELYVLRDLLESFAASEAALYISRQQLEDLQFIIDEHREITATMVERNAKHTTPAQFNRWVDCETEFHEILVDASRNRLLKKVIQENRAITAVFYALRQLKHKIITPESAEETCAGKEQLLAALTKRDAELSRKIMSEQIQAGRRDVLAFMRKQERERNAS; from the coding sequence ATGGAAGAAGCGCCCAAAAATCTGACCGAGCACTCCTATCAATACATCAAACAGCAAATGGAACGTAATGTTCTGCCCCCTGGTTCTCGGTTGGTTAACAGGAAACTGGCATCAGAACTGGGAGTCAGTGCGATCCCCGTACGTGAGGCCATCTGTCGTCTTGCCTCTGAAGGCTTTGTCGAACACATTCAGGGCTCGGGGGCATTCGTCAGGCAACTCAGCCGGGAAGATTTAGACGAACTATACGTTCTAAGAGACCTCCTGGAAAGTTTTGCTGCAAGCGAAGCCGCTTTATATATTTCACGCCAGCAGTTAGAAGATCTACAGTTTATCATTGATGAACACCGTGAAATCACAGCCACAATGGTAGAACGTAACGCAAAACACACGACTCCGGCGCAGTTCAATCGCTGGGTCGACTGTGAAACAGAATTTCATGAGATCTTGGTGGATGCTTCGCGTAATCGTCTACTGAAAAAAGTCATCCAGGAAAATCGGGCCATCACGGCTGTGTTCTATGCCCTGCGACAGTTGAAACACAAAATCATCACACCGGAAAGCGCGGAAGAAACCTGTGCAGGCAAAGAGCAGTTATTAGCAGCACTGACAAAACGAGACGCTGAACTCTCTCGCAAAATCATGAGTGAGCAAATCCAGGCGGGCCGCCGTGATGTACTTGCTTTTATGCGAAAACAGGAAAGAGAGAGAAATGCGTCTTAA
- a CDS encoding PQQ-binding-like beta-propeller repeat protein: MRFLTVFAFLFALGFSSETTVADWPQFRGNAARTGYTREPLPNRLELKWTFRVQHAPTPAWPTHTRIKFDEVFQPIIVQQTVLFGSSTDDQLYALDLETGKLKWKFFTEGPIRFAPAAWKDRIFVTSDDGNLYALAIKDGSLLWKRQGGPKKKYIMGNDRLISHWPARGGPAVVGDQVYFAAGVWPSDGVYLYALNVETGEVIWSNRDSGQLVMDQPHGGARAKSGVSSQGYLAASQDQIFMPTGRAVPAAFKRADGKFQYFHMQKNQQRGGSEVILADRFFCNAGCLFDQSTGQLTQQTGTGPMAATDGGILRGSGQSLLYSAWTDTQTRDRKGKPITVKQLQEKRVIPLDYTITDVIIAGVDAYCGSHNKVTAVDFSRQANTWWSHEIEGTVRGLAASNECLVASTDQGVICCFGNGGTKETDHNSPSPTPKPVTSPKDYQAAAKEIINKTNRKTGICVDLGAENAQLALELARLSNFQIYVVMQDAKQAAQARRLLSDAGVYGSHVAVHVADPERTPYSKHFANLVICSSSLDKEIGSKLLQEAHRIQRPYGGQFCRGPLGKIQVETKSELKGAGSWTHQYSNATNTVNSDDEIVKGPLKMYWYRDMDFQIPNRHGQGPAPLVNRGVMVVGGLHGLCGLDAYNGHTIWQYQLKNNLTEMNGIHHDVGTAEVGSNFCLGGDYVFVKQDTFCHQIDLKTGKLIRKISTPVSQDDPNQNWGYISYHDGVVYGTVSNDTHYTSPRYKNLKLRNESVLFFAIDARTGNILWTYQPEYSIRNNAITIGNNSVYLIDREIAKADHIKESRRNGKPNPASAEDEKRKGKLKAFHAKEGKDLWQADQDIFGTQLAVSEENQILLMFYQGIRHSFFKLPSEVGGRIAAIDTKTGKRIWDIKAKYQSHPVINGDKIYAQGGAWDLKTGKNIDFKFDRSYGCGQISASKHLMVFRSATLGYVDLTRKAGVENFGGIRLGCYINAIPAGGLVLVPDGSSQCNCSYQMQAWFALEGSD, translated from the coding sequence ATGAGATTCCTGACGGTTTTTGCATTTCTGTTCGCACTGGGATTCAGTTCTGAAACCACGGTTGCCGACTGGCCCCAATTTCGAGGAAACGCAGCCCGCACTGGATATACCCGTGAACCACTGCCAAACCGCCTGGAGTTGAAATGGACGTTTCGTGTCCAACATGCTCCTACTCCTGCCTGGCCGACACATACACGCATTAAATTTGATGAGGTTTTTCAACCCATCATCGTACAGCAGACCGTTCTGTTTGGCAGTTCCACCGATGATCAACTTTATGCACTCGATTTAGAAACGGGAAAGCTCAAGTGGAAATTCTTTACAGAAGGTCCCATTCGTTTTGCACCGGCTGCCTGGAAAGACCGCATCTTTGTCACCAGTGATGATGGCAACCTCTACGCGTTGGCCATCAAAGATGGCTCTCTCCTCTGGAAAAGACAAGGTGGCCCCAAGAAAAAGTATATCATGGGCAATGATCGACTCATCTCGCACTGGCCTGCCAGAGGTGGCCCAGCGGTCGTGGGAGATCAGGTCTATTTTGCTGCGGGAGTCTGGCCCTCCGATGGCGTTTATCTTTATGCACTCAATGTAGAAACAGGAGAGGTGATCTGGAGCAATCGCGATTCAGGTCAGCTGGTGATGGACCAACCGCATGGCGGCGCGAGAGCGAAAAGTGGTGTCTCTTCACAAGGGTATCTGGCGGCCAGCCAGGATCAGATTTTTATGCCTACCGGACGCGCCGTGCCTGCCGCTTTCAAACGTGCGGATGGAAAATTTCAATATTTTCATATGCAGAAAAACCAGCAACGGGGTGGTTCCGAGGTCATCCTGGCAGATCGCTTTTTCTGTAACGCAGGTTGTCTGTTCGATCAGTCGACGGGTCAACTGACACAACAAACGGGCACCGGACCGATGGCGGCAACCGATGGTGGAATTCTGCGAGGCAGTGGTCAATCACTGCTTTACAGCGCATGGACAGACACACAAACCCGCGACCGTAAAGGGAAGCCGATCACCGTCAAACAGTTACAAGAGAAACGAGTCATCCCTTTGGACTACACGATTACCGATGTCATTATTGCTGGAGTCGACGCTTACTGCGGATCTCATAACAAAGTCACCGCCGTCGATTTCAGTAGGCAAGCCAACACCTGGTGGTCCCATGAAATTGAAGGCACCGTCCGCGGCCTGGCTGCCTCTAATGAATGCCTTGTAGCGAGCACAGACCAGGGAGTGATTTGCTGTTTTGGAAATGGTGGAACAAAAGAGACAGACCACAATTCCCCTTCTCCCACTCCAAAACCTGTCACATCCCCCAAGGACTATCAGGCAGCCGCTAAAGAAATTATCAACAAAACAAACCGGAAGACAGGAATCTGCGTCGACCTGGGTGCTGAGAATGCCCAACTCGCCCTGGAACTTGCCCGGCTGTCAAACTTCCAAATTTACGTCGTCATGCAAGATGCAAAACAAGCGGCCCAAGCCCGCAGGCTGCTCTCTGACGCCGGCGTTTACGGTTCACACGTTGCCGTGCATGTGGCTGATCCGGAACGTACTCCCTACTCTAAGCACTTTGCGAATCTGGTAATTTGTTCGTCTTCTCTTGATAAAGAAATAGGCTCCAAGCTACTACAAGAAGCACATCGCATCCAACGTCCTTATGGCGGTCAATTTTGTCGGGGACCTTTGGGAAAGATCCAGGTTGAAACCAAGTCGGAATTAAAAGGCGCCGGCAGTTGGACACACCAGTATTCTAATGCCACGAACACAGTCAATTCCGATGATGAAATCGTCAAAGGTCCCCTCAAAATGTACTGGTATCGTGACATGGATTTTCAGATTCCCAATCGCCATGGGCAAGGTCCCGCGCCACTGGTGAATCGGGGAGTGATGGTCGTCGGCGGTTTGCATGGTCTGTGTGGACTGGATGCCTATAACGGCCATACGATTTGGCAATATCAACTCAAAAATAATCTCACGGAGATGAATGGCATTCATCATGATGTGGGAACCGCGGAAGTAGGTAGTAATTTCTGCCTGGGAGGCGACTATGTCTTCGTCAAACAAGACACGTTCTGTCATCAGATCGATTTAAAAACCGGAAAGCTAATTCGAAAAATTTCCACACCCGTTAGTCAAGATGATCCCAACCAGAACTGGGGCTATATCAGCTACCATGATGGCGTCGTATATGGCACTGTCAGTAATGACACACACTACACAAGCCCCCGATATAAAAACCTGAAACTCCGTAACGAATCGGTCCTGTTTTTTGCCATCGATGCTAGAACCGGTAACATTCTCTGGACCTATCAACCTGAATATTCCATTCGTAATAATGCGATTACCATCGGAAATAATAGTGTGTATCTCATCGATCGTGAGATTGCCAAAGCCGACCACATCAAAGAATCTCGCCGAAATGGTAAACCCAATCCAGCCTCAGCTGAAGATGAAAAACGCAAAGGAAAATTGAAAGCCTTTCATGCCAAAGAGGGTAAGGACCTCTGGCAAGCCGACCAGGACATCTTTGGAACACAGCTTGCTGTTTCAGAAGAAAACCAGATCCTGTTGATGTTCTATCAGGGAATTCGACATAGCTTTTTCAAACTCCCCTCTGAAGTCGGCGGTCGAATTGCCGCCATCGATACCAAAACAGGAAAACGTATCTGGGATATCAAAGCCAAGTATCAATCGCACCCAGTCATCAACGGTGATAAAATCTATGCACAAGGAGGTGCCTGGGATTTGAAAACAGGTAAAAACATCGACTTCAAATTTGACCGCTCCTATGGCTGCGGACAGATTTCCGCCAGCAAACACCTCATGGTCTTTCGCTCGGCCACACTCGGCTATGTCGACTTAACCCGTAAAGCAGGCGTTGAAAACTTTGGGGGCATCCGCCTGGGATGCTACATCAATGCGATCCCTGCCGGCGGACTGGTCCTCGTTCCCGATGGTTCGTCGCAATGTAACTGCTCTTACCAGATGCAAGCCTGGTTTGCACTGGAAGGCAGTGATTGA
- a CDS encoding alpha/beta hydrolase, translated as MKIETEELFPRILGVTFFSRNLKQRKRAVVVLPEHWQQIKPEKRRMLVILHGRGRHELSLIEDKAVRKQLLDSGLFVILPDGDDGWYINSPVRKSDVYETYLEEVLAVVTQEFQLPTARQQWAIAGWSMGGFGCVNFAARHPDRFIAVSSMIGLLDFPRTGLPKGQSYRVPTARFGSDEAVRKQFNPIERAEKLKGMSVLIITADKAFDRTMNEHFRERLIELKQPPEWIMLKGRHTFSVVSEAIPHVLEFTKQALQSK; from the coding sequence ATGAAGATCGAAACCGAGGAGCTCTTTCCACGGATTCTGGGAGTGACGTTTTTTAGCCGGAATCTCAAGCAACGAAAACGGGCTGTGGTTGTCTTGCCCGAACATTGGCAACAGATCAAACCGGAAAAACGCCGCATGTTGGTGATTTTGCATGGTCGTGGTCGACATGAACTCTCATTAATTGAAGACAAGGCCGTTCGCAAGCAGTTACTCGATTCCGGTCTGTTTGTGATCCTGCCGGACGGCGATGATGGCTGGTATATTAATTCGCCGGTGCGCAAGTCGGACGTTTATGAAACATATCTGGAAGAAGTGCTGGCAGTCGTCACTCAGGAATTTCAGTTGCCCACTGCACGTCAACAATGGGCGATTGCCGGCTGGTCGATGGGGGGCTTTGGTTGTGTGAACTTCGCCGCACGTCATCCCGATCGATTTATTGCTGTCAGTTCGATGATTGGGTTACTCGATTTTCCGCGAACCGGCTTACCGAAAGGTCAGTCGTACCGTGTGCCCACCGCCCGCTTTGGTTCGGACGAAGCGGTCAGGAAACAGTTTAATCCCATTGAGCGGGCCGAGAAGCTGAAGGGGATGTCCGTGCTCATCATCACCGCTGACAAGGCATTCGACCGGACGATGAATGAACATTTTCGAGAACGGCTGATTGAACTGAAGCAACCACCCGAATGGATCATGCTTAAAGGGCGGCATACGTTTTCTGTAGTGAGTGAAGCCATTCCGCATGTGTTGGAGTTTACGAAACAGGCTCTACAATCCAAATAG
- a CDS encoding sialidase family protein, whose protein sequence is MIRNRKHIKLRTLCLALTAFIAAMNLFPDHSDAESRLLIKSTKDLPRHGEGALLTLDNGRLLLVYTQWYGAKGNDHDPARLVEIHSDDGGKTWSEPKTIQENIGKMNVMSASLVKTTSGKILLTYIRIDSNRFANLWFKESTDEGKTWSEPKQLSHGKKGLIFTVNAAAIRLKSGRILLAAYGSPSAWQKDEHFRAFSYYTDDEGVTWHRSENDVDCPLRGAMEPEIEQLSDGRILMLIRTQTTRMYRSYSSDGGKTWSPAEKTEIVHPEAPMLLERAPGKDAPLILIWNNAVVPGADHQGPRTPFTLGLSYDDGKTWENLTNIEESAKGSYCYAAAAFRMNVLHLVYYGPGGLRYQSIPLAQLLKKKQ, encoded by the coding sequence ATGATCCGGAATAGAAAGCACATAAAATTAAGAACCCTTTGTCTGGCGTTGACTGCATTCATCGCTGCGATGAACTTATTCCCTGACCATAGTGATGCAGAATCACGTCTCTTAATTAAATCCACGAAAGATCTGCCGCGACATGGGGAAGGTGCCCTGCTGACACTCGATAACGGGCGGTTACTTCTCGTATATACTCAATGGTATGGCGCCAAAGGTAACGATCATGATCCAGCGCGACTGGTGGAGATCCATTCGGACGATGGTGGCAAAACCTGGTCAGAACCGAAAACGATCCAGGAAAATATTGGCAAGATGAACGTCATGTCAGCCAGTCTGGTCAAGACGACCAGCGGGAAGATCTTGCTGACTTACATCCGGATCGACAGTAACCGCTTCGCGAATTTGTGGTTCAAAGAGTCGACTGACGAAGGAAAAACCTGGAGCGAGCCCAAACAGCTTTCGCATGGTAAAAAAGGTCTGATTTTCACCGTCAACGCAGCCGCCATTCGTTTGAAATCAGGACGTATCTTATTGGCCGCCTATGGTTCTCCCAGCGCCTGGCAGAAAGACGAACACTTTCGCGCTTTCAGCTATTACACTGATGACGAAGGAGTCACCTGGCATCGTTCAGAGAATGATGTCGATTGCCCTTTGCGAGGCGCGATGGAGCCGGAAATCGAACAACTGAGCGATGGACGGATCTTGATGTTGATTCGCACACAGACCACCAGAATGTACCGTTCCTATAGTAGTGATGGAGGCAAAACCTGGAGTCCTGCTGAGAAAACTGAAATCGTTCATCCCGAAGCACCAATGCTCCTGGAACGCGCACCTGGCAAAGACGCACCTCTCATTTTGATCTGGAACAACGCCGTCGTTCCCGGTGCCGATCACCAGGGGCCACGTACGCCTTTCACATTGGGTCTTTCTTATGACGATGGAAAAACATGGGAAAATCTGACCAATATTGAAGAAAGCGCTAAGGGTTCATACTGTTACGCTGCAGCAGCATTTCGAATGAATGTACTACACCTGGTCTATTATGGACCGGGTGGCCTGCGTTATCAGAGCATTCCCCTAGCCCAACTATTAAAGAAGAAACAGTAA
- a CDS encoding FAD-dependent oxidoreductase, which yields MDVFDYYMAFNSGVKFKGNKNEMTLLQEHTLNCEILVAGGGMAGCCCAIAAARCGVKVILCQDRSVLGGNASSEIRMHIVGANGTGGFDRGVELETEAREGGIIEELRLENCVRNPQRSASMFDLILFEKCKTEPNLTLLLNTAVTAVTLNGDQIEHAIAERQSSEDRFTINAKVFIDCTGDGRLAAEARALFMEGREGRQQFNESLAPETADNHRLGSTILLQARRHDRPMPFIAPEWARKFEKNELKRRLYATPGEEQPTHEYGYWWAEWGGVLDTIKQNEEIRDELLAVVMGIWDHVKNGPPGTPAGDDPFEAAHWALDWFGFLPGKRESRRFIGQHILTEQDLLTSRDFPDAIAFGGWSLDLHPPEGIDAPDLEPCTQHPVPSLYNVPLSACISKNRANLMFAGRNISATHVAFSSTRVMATCAVIGQGVGTAAAFAVQQKSPPSELVSNQGVMAQVQQQLLREDAYLVGIQNQDHNDLARAACFSASSEQVGYEAANVVSGQTRCVHGPAGAPEGRANPGGHRWLSDPKAGLPATLQLEWDVPIQPREIQLIFDTGLHRHLTLSHHDGYTSKMQWGDPQVETVRDYRIEACDGKTWFLLAEVEGNYQRRRMHEVELTSSVSAVRVVVTASNGVNHARICEVRVY from the coding sequence ATGGATGTTTTTGATTATTATATGGCATTTAATAGCGGTGTCAAATTCAAAGGCAATAAAAACGAAATGACCCTCTTACAAGAACATACATTGAATTGCGAGATCCTCGTCGCCGGTGGTGGGATGGCGGGCTGCTGTTGTGCTATCGCTGCGGCCCGTTGTGGGGTCAAGGTCATTTTATGTCAGGATCGTTCTGTTCTTGGCGGAAATGCCTCAAGCGAAATTCGCATGCATATCGTCGGGGCGAATGGAACAGGCGGCTTTGATCGTGGGGTGGAGCTGGAAACAGAGGCCCGTGAAGGGGGAATCATCGAAGAGTTGCGGCTGGAAAATTGTGTTCGCAATCCTCAGCGGTCAGCTTCGATGTTTGATTTGATCTTATTTGAGAAATGCAAGACGGAGCCAAATCTCACTCTACTGCTCAATACTGCGGTGACCGCCGTCACGTTAAACGGTGATCAAATCGAGCATGCGATTGCAGAACGTCAAAGTTCCGAAGACCGTTTTACGATCAACGCAAAGGTTTTCATTGACTGCACCGGCGATGGTCGACTGGCAGCAGAGGCCAGAGCCCTGTTTATGGAGGGGCGAGAAGGGCGGCAGCAGTTCAACGAATCACTGGCTCCTGAAACGGCAGACAATCATCGCCTGGGTTCTACGATTTTGCTGCAGGCCCGCCGTCATGATCGACCGATGCCTTTTATCGCACCCGAGTGGGCGCGGAAGTTTGAAAAAAACGAATTGAAACGGCGACTCTATGCGACACCCGGTGAAGAGCAACCGACGCATGAATACGGTTACTGGTGGGCAGAGTGGGGCGGTGTACTGGATACGATCAAGCAGAACGAAGAGATCCGCGATGAGTTGTTAGCGGTCGTGATGGGGATCTGGGATCATGTGAAGAACGGGCCGCCGGGAACGCCTGCAGGAGACGATCCCTTTGAAGCAGCGCACTGGGCGCTGGATTGGTTTGGTTTTCTCCCCGGCAAACGTGAAAGCCGACGGTTCATCGGTCAACATATTCTGACCGAACAGGATCTGCTTACTTCACGCGACTTTCCCGATGCGATTGCCTTTGGCGGCTGGTCGCTCGATCTACATCCCCCGGAAGGCATCGACGCACCCGACCTTGAGCCCTGTACTCAACATCCGGTGCCCTCGCTGTATAATGTGCCTCTGTCTGCCTGTATTTCAAAAAATAGAGCTAATCTGATGTTTGCTGGCCGTAATATTTCGGCAACGCATGTGGCCTTCTCTTCTACCCGAGTGATGGCAACCTGTGCGGTGATCGGGCAGGGGGTTGGGACCGCAGCCGCGTTCGCGGTACAGCAGAAGTCGCCGCCGTCGGAATTAGTTTCGAATCAAGGTGTGATGGCACAAGTTCAGCAACAGTTGTTGCGGGAAGATGCGTATCTGGTCGGGATTCAGAATCAGGATCACAACGATCTTGCGCGAGCCGCATGTTTTTCAGCCAGCAGTGAGCAGGTTGGCTATGAAGCGGCGAATGTGGTTTCAGGTCAGACGCGCTGCGTGCACGGACCTGCGGGGGCACCGGAGGGCCGTGCGAATCCTGGAGGTCACCGCTGGTTGTCTGATCCCAAAGCGGGTTTACCTGCTACATTACAACTGGAGTGGGATGTGCCGATTCAACCGCGTGAAATTCAACTCATTTTTGATACGGGCTTGCATCGGCATCTGACACTCAGTCATCATGATGGATACACGTCAAAGATGCAGTGGGGAGATCCGCAGGTTGAAACGGTGCGCGATTATCGCATTGAAGCCTGTGATGGAAAAACCTGGTTTCTGTTAGCAGAGGTTGAAGGGAATTACCAACGTCGACGTATGCACGAAGTCGAACTAACATCGTCAGTGTCAGCAGTCCGTGTTGTTGTGACCGCATCGAATGGTGTCAACCATGCTCGGATTTGTGAAGTACGTGTTTACTGA